In Arcobacter ellisii, a genomic segment contains:
- a CDS encoding TrkH family potassium uptake protein: protein MQHKYVRSIFLGYVLIIFIGAILLSLPICHIKELKFIDALFTSASATCVTGLIVTSTSENFTFWGEFIILTLIQIGGIGYMSLVIIFFLFVRQKLSIDEKRAMKQSLELPTLHVGVFTKRILFFVLSIELIGAIILTYQFLDKYSFLDAIWFGIFHSISAFNNAGFSLFTDSLMSYQSDSISLFTISFLVILGGLGYFVLIEIYENRKFSKRFTIHTRIMLYGTLILIVGGMILFLSIEWNNPKTFGELNLYEKFLNAFFLSINFRTSGFNSIDIASLKESSLFFSTLFMMTGAGQGSTAGGMKITTVAILIITVIYILKESNQQPNIFKRTIEQKVINKALAIIISSSFFVLCAILLLVETQNLPFIKILFEVVSAFGTVGVSTGNGDILSFSAQFDNFGKSLIIVLMIAGRLGVFAFGLILIGKAKTRHFKYPVGRIII, encoded by the coding sequence ATGCAACACAAATATGTAAGGTCTATATTTTTAGGCTATGTATTAATTATTTTTATTGGTGCAATACTTTTATCTTTACCAATTTGTCATATTAAAGAATTAAAATTTATTGATGCACTATTTACCTCAGCTAGTGCTACTTGTGTAACTGGATTGATTGTTACAAGTACTTCTGAAAATTTCACTTTTTGGGGAGAATTTATTATTTTAACACTCATTCAAATAGGTGGAATTGGTTATATGTCTTTAGTAATTATCTTTTTTCTTTTTGTTAGACAAAAATTAAGTATTGATGAAAAAAGAGCTATGAAACAATCCCTTGAATTACCAACACTTCATGTTGGAGTCTTTACTAAAAGAATTTTATTTTTTGTATTGAGTATAGAGTTAATAGGTGCAATCATTTTAACTTATCAATTTTTAGATAAATACTCTTTTTTAGATGCTATTTGGTTTGGAATTTTTCATAGTATTAGTGCTTTTAATAATGCTGGTTTTTCACTTTTTACAGATAGTTTGATGTCTTATCAAAGTGATTCTATATCTTTATTTACTATTAGTTTTTTAGTTATTTTAGGAGGACTTGGTTATTTTGTTTTAATAGAAATTTATGAAAATAGAAAGTTCTCAAAACGTTTTACAATTCATACAAGAATTATGCTTTATGGAACACTTATTTTAATAGTAGGTGGAATGATTCTATTTTTATCAATTGAGTGGAATAATCCAAAAACTTTTGGTGAATTAAATCTTTATGAAAAATTTTTAAATGCCTTTTTTTTATCAATAAACTTTAGAACAAGTGGATTTAATAGCATAGATATTGCTTCATTAAAAGAGTCTTCTTTATTCTTTTCAACTCTGTTTATGATGACAGGAGCTGGACAAGGAAGTACAGCAGGAGGTATGAAAATAACAACTGTTGCAATTTTGATTATTACAGTAATTTATATATTAAAAGAATCAAATCAACAACCAAATATTTTTAAAAGAACAATTGAACAAAAAGTTATAAATAAAGCCCTTGCAATAATTATTTCTTCATCATTTTTTGTTCTTTGTGCAATTTTACTTTTAGTCGAAACACAAAATTTACCTTTCATAAAAATTTTATTCGAAGTGGTTTCTGCATTTGGAACAGTTGGAGTTTCAACAGGAAATGGAGATATTTTAAGTTTTTCAGCTCAATTTGATAATTTTGGAAAAAGTTTAATCATTGTATTAATGATTGCAGGAAGATTAGGAGTTTTTGCATTTGGTTTAATACTTATTGGAAAAGCAAAAACAAGACATTTTAAATACCCAGTAGGAAGGATTATTATATGA
- a CDS encoding outer membrane beta-barrel protein, translating into MKKRYLALSLVASFVTLLNANDFDTKVSVGATSAKLDGETYTQYGLGYTANTALNNGIILGFGNSLYYGNVDSGREVTTLDLDLRAGYEIYQDLTAFGLGTGVYQYFDDNSATGVGYGASLEYKINQNVAVEGTYKTTNMRYKTDDYDYSTSNVAIKFNY; encoded by the coding sequence ATGAAAAAAAGATATTTAGCCCTTTCTTTAGTGGCTAGTTTTGTTACTTTATTAAATGCAAATGACTTTGATACAAAAGTATCAGTTGGTGCAACTTCAGCAAAACTTGATGGTGAAACTTATACACAATATGGTTTAGGATATACAGCAAATACAGCCTTAAATAATGGAATTATTTTAGGTTTTGGAAATAGTTTATATTATGGAAATGTAGATAGTGGAAGAGAAGTTACAACACTTGATTTAGATTTAAGAGCTGGTTATGAGATTTATCAAGATTTAACAGCTTTTGGATTAGGAACAGGAGTATATCAATACTTTGATGATAACTCTGCAACAGGAGTTGGTTATGGTGCTTCTTTAGAGTATAAAATTAATCAAAATGTTGCTGTTGAAGGAACTTATAAAACAACTAACATGAGATATAAAACAGATGATTATGATTATAGTACATCAAATGTTGCAATAAAGTTCAATTACTAA